One genomic window of Micromonospora sp. WMMD1128 includes the following:
- a CDS encoding glycosyltransferase family 4 protein, whose product MRVLFVCTTGGSGRRQLGGAERFLTEMLPALADRGVDVVAATGDDEVAAALRTAGVRWLPLAAAGRVDLGYARRIRALVDELRPDVVSAHLLSAAMHARAGLGVRGRRTPLVVTLHNSLWQYRDAAGSLRAKAAVQANIATDLMLRRLRPHATVAVSAFEARELRVRGRVRDVRVITNPLPAIWPEATDRPGPAPDEPVRVGFLGRLEREKGADLLPAVAAALPDVEFLVAGAGDLPLAARPNLHLIGRVDAAPFLHRIHCLLVPSRVEAFGRSALEAMSLGVPVVHSGVGGLAEVTAAGDGVLAYRAEPTPAAMAAAVRTATGPQAWDERRRELAREYATRHSFAGCVDDWLDLYRTVSRAAG is encoded by the coding sequence ATGAGGGTGCTGTTCGTCTGCACCACAGGCGGGTCCGGCCGGCGGCAGCTCGGCGGTGCCGAGCGTTTCCTGACCGAGATGCTGCCGGCGCTCGCCGACCGGGGCGTGGACGTGGTCGCCGCCACCGGCGACGACGAGGTGGCGGCGGCGCTGCGGACCGCGGGCGTGCGGTGGCTGCCGCTCGCCGCCGCCGGGCGGGTCGACCTCGGCTACGCGCGGCGGATCCGGGCGCTCGTCGACGAACTGCGGCCGGACGTGGTCAGCGCGCACCTGCTCTCCGCCGCCATGCACGCCCGCGCCGGACTGGGCGTGCGCGGCCGGCGCACGCCGCTCGTGGTGACGCTGCACAACAGCCTCTGGCAGTATCGCGACGCGGCGGGGTCGCTGCGGGCGAAGGCGGCCGTGCAGGCGAACATCGCCACGGACCTGATGTTGCGCCGGCTCCGGCCGCACGCGACGGTCGCGGTTTCCGCCTTCGAGGCCCGGGAGCTGCGGGTACGCGGACGGGTGCGGGACGTGCGGGTGATCACGAACCCGCTGCCGGCGATCTGGCCGGAGGCGACCGACCGGCCCGGGCCCGCGCCGGACGAGCCGGTCCGGGTCGGCTTCCTCGGCCGGCTGGAACGGGAAAAGGGCGCGGACCTGCTGCCGGCCGTCGCGGCGGCGCTGCCGGACGTCGAGTTCCTGGTCGCCGGCGCCGGCGACCTGCCGCTCGCCGCCCGGCCGAACCTGCACCTGATCGGGCGGGTGGACGCGGCGCCCTTCCTGCACCGGATCCACTGCCTGCTGGTGCCGTCCCGGGTGGAGGCGTTCGGGCGCAGCGCGCTGGAGGCGATGTCGCTCGGCGTACCGGTGGTGCACTCCGGGGTGGGTGGCCTGGCCGAGGTCACCGCGGCCGGCGACGGCGTGCTCGCGTACCGGGCGGAGCCGACCCCGGCGGCGATGGCCGCCGCGGTGCGCACGGCCACCGGGCCGCAGGCGTGGGACGAGCGTCGCCGCGAGCTGGCCCGGGAGTACGCGACCCGGCACTCCTTCGCCGGCTGCGTGGACGACTGGCTCGACCTCTACCGGACGGTTTCCCGTGCCGCCGGCTGA
- a CDS encoding glycosyltransferase family 2 protein has product MDVSVVVLTWEDFERTRACVRSLPAEAETVVVDNGSAAGIADALRAMCAGTGATYIRSETNLGYARGMNLGVRHSTRSRVVLSNNDIEVRPGAVERLAAELDDPTVGAAFPKVLDVDGVDRTAAGRFLTVRAGVAHATGLSLVAPRLRIVAPPERGDWLSGPFVAIRRETLERIGGVDESSFFYSEDLRLCWAVRRLGLRLAYLPDAVVRHEDDASAKRRWPAEEIARRQTREFIRASRELAGWRGTVACSAYTLGVLARAAVGGGARRAVARGALEGMAAR; this is encoded by the coding sequence GTGGACGTCTCAGTCGTGGTGTTGACCTGGGAAGACTTCGAGCGCACCCGGGCCTGTGTCAGGTCCCTGCCGGCCGAAGCGGAAACGGTGGTGGTGGACAACGGCAGCGCCGCCGGCATCGCCGACGCGCTGCGGGCCATGTGCGCCGGGACCGGCGCCACCTACATCCGCTCGGAGACGAACCTCGGCTACGCCCGGGGCATGAACCTCGGCGTCCGGCACAGCACCCGCTCGCGGGTGGTGCTGTCCAACAACGACATCGAGGTACGCCCCGGCGCGGTCGAGCGGCTGGCCGCGGAACTCGACGACCCGACGGTGGGTGCCGCGTTCCCGAAGGTGCTCGACGTGGACGGCGTGGACCGAACCGCCGCCGGCCGGTTCCTGACGGTTCGCGCCGGCGTGGCGCACGCCACCGGGCTCAGCCTCGTCGCCCCGAGGCTGCGGATCGTCGCGCCGCCGGAGCGGGGGGACTGGCTCTCCGGGCCGTTCGTGGCGATCCGGCGGGAGACGCTGGAGCGGATCGGCGGCGTCGACGAGTCGTCCTTCTTCTACTCGGAGGACCTGCGACTGTGCTGGGCGGTCCGCCGGCTGGGGCTGCGCCTGGCGTACCTGCCGGACGCCGTGGTCAGGCACGAGGACGACGCCAGCGCCAAGCGCCGGTGGCCGGCGGAGGAGATCGCCCGCCGGCAGACCCGGGAGTTCATCCGGGCCAGCCGCGAGCTGGCCGGGTGGCGGGGCACCGTCGCCTGTTCCGCGTACACCCTCGGGGTGCTGGCGCGGGCCGCGGTGGGCGGCGGCGCCCGCCGGGCGGTCGCCCGGGGCGCGCTGGAAGGCATGGCCGCCCGATGA
- a CDS encoding glycosyltransferase — protein sequence MTGTPFDGLTVVTVLYRSAGMLAETLPTWVRAAGDLPVRFVFADHQPADGCADVVAGHLPAGRYAYLPDGSNPGFAAGCNRAVATVDTSHVLLLNPDVWLPDDALARICAAVAAHPDGPIAVGLAMHGGEYVGIDLNPLSLFIDRPATVGRAPLGPSGGAAVFPTALFRRFDGFWEHLFAWGEDADLAFRLYAAGLRTRGLDLVLPHAGGHSVSGDHGLSGFRAYLLARNRLLVAARTFTGPLLLVALPVLALAHVALAARRIRQGLLRPFLRGVGRGLVEAPAARRQWTGSRFGFASLRGFLTAREAR from the coding sequence GTGACCGGGACGCCGTTCGACGGGCTGACGGTGGTGACCGTGCTCTACCGGTCCGCCGGCATGCTCGCCGAGACGCTGCCCACCTGGGTACGCGCCGCGGGCGACCTGCCGGTCCGGTTCGTCTTCGCCGACCACCAGCCGGCCGACGGGTGCGCCGACGTCGTCGCCGGTCACCTGCCCGCCGGCCGGTACGCCTACCTGCCCGACGGGTCGAACCCGGGCTTCGCGGCCGGCTGCAACCGCGCCGTGGCGACCGTCGACACGTCCCACGTGCTGCTGCTCAACCCGGACGTGTGGCTGCCCGACGACGCGCTGGCCCGGATCTGCGCCGCCGTCGCCGCGCACCCGGACGGCCCGATCGCGGTGGGCCTGGCCATGCACGGCGGCGAGTACGTGGGCATCGACCTGAACCCGCTGTCGCTCTTCATCGACCGGCCAGCCACGGTCGGCCGGGCCCCGCTCGGCCCGTCCGGCGGGGCGGCGGTGTTCCCGACCGCGCTGTTCCGCCGGTTCGACGGCTTCTGGGAGCACCTGTTCGCCTGGGGCGAGGACGCCGACCTGGCGTTCCGGCTCTACGCCGCCGGCCTGCGCACGCGCGGGCTGGACCTGGTGCTGCCGCACGCCGGTGGGCACAGCGTGTCCGGCGACCACGGGCTGTCCGGGTTCCGGGCGTACCTGCTGGCCCGTAACCGGCTGCTGGTGGCGGCGCGCACGTTCACCGGGCCGCTGCTGCTCGTCGCGCTGCCGGTCCTCGCGCTGGCGCACGTCGCGCTTGCCGCCCGGCGGATCCGGCAGGGCCTGCTGCGGCCGTTCCTGCGCGGCGTCGGGCGCGGGCTGGTCGAGGCGCCGGCCGCCCGCCGGCAGTGGACCGGCAGCCGGTTCGGCTTCGCGTCGCTGCGCGGCTTTCTCACCGCCCGGGAGGCCCGATGA